The genomic interval CCTTGCTCATCAACTTTAGATAAAATCCATAATTGAAAAGATTCATCAGCTAAGAAGTCTTCTATTTCGGTAAAATTGTTACGTTTTTGCATCTTACTATTAAGGTTACAAAAACATAGAGGACACTTTTTTTATTATATACTCACCTATTTAAGATTTTTTTTTGATTTTTTCTTAAAATTTTACAAAACCCCTGAATATATAAGGATTAACAAAGGAATACTTCCCTTCCACTCTTTACGCAAACTTAATAAACCACGATGCAATAAATTATTTGCAGATTGATAATTAACGTCTAACAAATCTGCTATTTGGTCTACGCTCAAACCTTGATGATAGCGTAAATACAAAGCTTCTTTCTGACGTTCAGGCAAATCATTTAGTAATTTATTAAGATGCAAAACTCGTTCAGCAGTTATTTCATCTTCTACTAAATTGTTTTCTATAGAAAAATCAAATAAAAATTCTAAAACATCTGTAGTTGCAGTTTTTCTAAATACATGATCTCTTTCGTGAAGACGAGCAATTCTTTTTCTAACACTAGAAAGCAAATAAGCTTTTACGACAACATTGTCTTGCAATGAATTACGATAAAGCCAAATATCAGCAAAAACGTCCTGAATACAATCTTGTACTTTTTCAGCAAATGGACAAAGTGAGTTGCCGTAATTAATTAAATCACGATAATATTTCTCAAAAAGTAATGAGAAAGATCTTTCATCACCATTCTTTAAATTATTCCAAAGAATAAAATCATCTAGCATTTTGTTTTTTAAAATTTGGCTCATATTAAATTCAACTTTGAGATGTAAAAATCAAATCATCTTAAAAAATGTTTCTTAAAATAAAATAAATTCTATTGAAGAAATTAATGCTGATAAAATTTCAAATTCATTTAAAATAAACCTTAAAAACGCAATCATTTATTTAACAAAAATTAAACAGGATTTTTACATTTCTGAGTAGCTTAAATTCATACAAAATGAATCAAATTTTAACAATATTTTTTGTTTTTGTGTGATAAATATAGAAAAGCAAATGTTAAAAAACCAATTAGCTATAAAAAAAAGAAGCTTTTTCTAAATTTATCAGTATTTGCGGTATTTTTTTTACTTAATCTTAAATTTACTATATGTTAAGTTTTAATTAACTAAAAAGGATTGTTTAATTGGGCTCCAAAAAGCTCTTTGCTACCT from Flavobacterium sp. YJ01 carries:
- a CDS encoding sigma-70 family RNA polymerase sigma factor — translated: MSQILKNKMLDDFILWNNLKNGDERSFSLLFEKYYRDLINYGNSLCPFAEKVQDCIQDVFADIWLYRNSLQDNVVVKAYLLSSVRKRIARLHERDHVFRKTATTDVLEFLFDFSIENNLVEDEITAERVLHLNKLLNDLPERQKEALYLRYHQGLSVDQIADLLDVNYQSANNLLHRGLLSLRKEWKGSIPLLILIYSGVL